TCATGCTCGCGACGGCGCTGGTCGGCGAGCCCGACCTCCTCATTCTGGACGAACCCTCGACGGGACTCGACCCCAACGCCGCCCGCGAGATGCGCGAGATTATCCGCGAGGAGAACCGCCGGGGCGCGACCGTCTTCTTCTCGTCGCACATCCTCGGGCAGGTCGAGGCGATCTGTGACCGCGTCGGCATCCTTCGAGACGGGCACCTCGTCGCCGAGGACACCATCGAAGGGCTCCGGGACTCGATGCCCGAACGGACCCGGCTTCGCGTCGAACTCGATCGGGTCCCCGACGACTCGGCCGGCGCCCTCGAGGCGGTTCAGTCGGTCGACGGCGTCTCCGAGGTCTCGGCCGACGGCACGACGCTCGTCGTGACCTGCGAGGACCGGGCGAAGTCGGCCGTCCTCCGGGCGATCGAAGAGTACGGCGTCACCGTCGACGACTTCGCGACCGACGAATCGTCGCTCGAGGAGCTGTTCATGGCGTACACCGAGGGCGACGCCCAGGGGGTGCGGCAATGAGCACGGTCACCGTCGCGAAAAAGGAGTTCGAGGACGCCGTCCGATCGCGCAAGCTGATGGTGATGACGGCGGTCTTCGCTCTGTTTACGTTCGGCGGGGCCTATCTCGCCGCCCAGCTCGGGGAGCTGTTCGCGGAAATCGGCGAGGAGGGCGCGGAGGGGACGCTCGATTTCGTCTTCGCCCTCCAGACGCCCGCGAGCCTTCTCGTGCCGATCATCGCGTTGATGGTCAGCTACAAGGCGATCTGTGGCGAGCGCGAGAGCGGGAGCCTGAAGTTCCTGCTCGGCCTGCCCCACACGCGTACCGACGTCGTGTTCGGGAAGGTCCTCGGGCGCTCGGCCGTCGTGGCCGCGTCGATCCTGATCGGGTTCGCCGTCGGGCTGGGCGGCCTCGTCGCCTTCGTCGGCTCCGTCTCGATCGTCGACTACCTCCTGTTTACGCTGATAACGATGCTGTTCGGCCTCGTCTACGTCTGTCTGGGGATCGGCATCTCCTCGCTGACGCGCTCGACGACTCGCGCGGCGGTCGGCGCGTTCGGACTGATCGTGTTCTTCTGGATCGTCTGGTCGTTCCTGCTACAGGCCCTATTGTACTACGTCGAGGGCACGCTCATTCCCGAACAGTATCCGGGCTGGTACATCGGACTGGCCTCGATTTCGCCGGACGCCGCCTACAGCTCCGCACTGGGCGCCGTCTTCGACGAATCTGCCCTTACGATGGCGAGCGCGTACGGTGTTGAGGACCTCCCGACGATCGCTGAGCCGTGGTTCGGCTTCGTCTTGCTGGCGCTCTGGGCGCTCGTCCCGCTCGGACTCGGCGTCTGGCGGTTCGGTCGCACCGATCTCTGAGGCGACCGACCACCGACCGACTCGAGAGTACAACGTTTTTGCCGTCCCCCCGCGCCGTAGTAGCCATGAAGACGGCAGGCGGTTCCGACGCGGCGAAGCGACGGGCCGGCGAACGCGCCGCCGACGAGGTCACGGACGGGTTCGTCGTCGGGCTCGGTACCGGTTCGACGACCGCGTACGCGATCGAGGCGCTCGGCCGGGCCGTCGACGACGGCCTCGAGATCCGGGGAATTCCGACCTCCTTCCAGTCGCGCCGACTGGCCCTCAAGGTCGGGATCGAACTGACGACGCTGGACGCGGTCGAGGGGATCGACCTCGCGATCGACGGCGCCGATCAGGTGGCCGACGACCCCGCGGCCGACGGCTACGGCGCGCTGATCAAGGGCGGCGGCGCCGCGCACACGCGCGAGAAACTGGTCGATGCGGCGGCCGACCGATTCGTCGTCGTCGCCGACCCCTCGAAACTCGCGCCGACGCTCGAGCGATCGGTCCCGATCGAAGTCATCCCCGACGCCCACACGGTCGTCGCCGATCGCGTTCGCGACGGCGGCGGCGAGCCGACCCTTCGGGAGGCCGAGGGCAAGGACGGCCCGGTCGTGACCGATAACGGAAACCTCGTCCTCGACTGCGCGTTCGGGTCGATCGACGAGCCCGAGGCCCTGGCGACCCGGCTCTCGCGGCTTCCCGGCGTCGTCGAACACGGGCTGTTCGTCGGGTTGGCCGACGCGACCTACGTCGGGACGGACGACGGCGTCGCGGTTCGCGACTACTGATCGGCGCTCGGCGACTCGCCGATAGCGGTTCGCTCGCGGCCGGCGTCTTCCGGCGCGGCCCCGCGACCCGCGAACAGCCCGGCGACCAGATAACACGCTCCAACGAGTCGCGTCGCCGGCACTACCCACGGTTTCACCTCGAGTTCAGTCGGATTCTCGTAGGCCGTTCGGAGGCCGAGTCGAAGCGCCGTTCGCGGTGCCAGCGCGAGGACGACGCCCAGCCCGGCGACGAGCGGTTCGAGAACGGTCGTCCCGTCGGACCGGCGACCGGTCAGCCAGACGACCAGCAGCCCCTCGAGCCGGCCGATCGGGAGCGTCCACGGTCGCAGCCGGCCGACGTGGGGGTTCTCGAAGGCGAGCCGTTCGGCGGGCTCGACGATCCGTTCCGGAGCGAGAGCCATGAGCAGTCCGAGACCGAAGGCGAGGGATCGTCGCATACGAATTCGTTCTCGCGCCGGTCACAAAACGGTTCGCGAGCGGTCCGCTGCGGACCGAATCAGGGAGTGTCGACGGTCCTTACGCCGTCGACTTCGGTTCGATCTCGGGCAGTACCTCGTCGCTTTCGGTCGTCTCGTCGCTGCGCATCGACAGGACGACGACGAGCAGGTAGAGCGCGCCGAGGGCTCGCGCCGCCGGCTCGATCCACGGCTTCAACTCGAGGTCGTCCGTGTTCTCGTAGACGACGCGCTGGCTGAGTTCGATAACCGGCTGCGGGAGCAGTACCAAGACGGCGCCGGCCAGCCCGAGCAGCGCGCTGCCGGCCGTCGTTCCCTCCCGACCGCGGACCAGCAACCAGACGAACAGGAGCCCCTCGAGACGCGCACCCCACAGCGCCTGCGGGCGTAGCTCCGCCTCGTCGGGGTTTTCCAGACCGATCCGCTCGCACATGTCCATGACCGGTTTCGGTCTGACGATCTCGAAACAGCCGAAGCCGATCAACAGTTTCCGAAGCATCCTCGATCGACTGCTACCAGCGCCAGCGTCAAAAAACTCGAGTCGGCAACGGCTCGCCGCTCGCGGATCGGGTGCCGTCGCTACTCGAAATCTGTCGGCGATAAAAAACGCTTCTGTGGCGAACCTTACAGGTCGCGGGGCTGGACCGTCTTCCGGTCGTTCGCTTCGGCTCGTCGCGCAGCGTCCTCGAGAAGCTCGTCGACTTCCTCGTCGAGTGCTTCGTAAAAGTCCGAGGCGACGTTCTTGTCATCGAGCGCTTCCTTCACGGCGGCTTTGACGATAAGGTCTGCCATACGATTTACCGGTTCCGCTTTACCCAATATAAATGCTCTGGTTGAAATCCGGAATACGGGGGTTGCAGCGGTTGCTTCGCCTGTTTCGACACCCGATACCACCGGAAAATATATGTCTGATGAGTCACCGGCCGTGATTCGACCCTCGTCGAGACGGCAAATACGGCTCGCGCGCGCTGTGAGTCCGCTCGCGCGCGCTTTCGTCTGACACGTGGGACCAAAACGCGTTCGAACGGGTCGACGCATTGGAGTACGTTCGCCCACGACTGGGCGTATGCGCGAACTGCTCGAGGCCGTCGCTGACGGCTCGCTTTCGCCGTCGGCGGCAGAAGCACAACTCAGAGGATACGTCACCGGCGAGGCCGGACGATTCGACGCGGCTCGAAAGCAGCGACGGGGCATTCCGGAGGCCATCCTCGCCGAGGGGAAGTCGGCTCCGCAGGTCGTCGCGCTCGCGGAAACCGCCCTCGAGACGACCGGACGAGCGCTCGTGACTCGCGCCGACGACCGCCAGGTCGAGGCCCTCGAGGCGAGTCTCGAGGAGACGTTCCCCGACGCGACCCTCGAGCGTCGAGGGTCGACGGTTCGGGTGCTGGCGGCCGACTACGAGCCGCCGTCGCTCGAGGCGACGGTCGGCATCGTGACGGCGGGGACCGTCGACGGCCCCGTCGCCGACGAAGCGGAGGTCGTCTGCGCCGACGCGGGAGCGACGATCGACCGGATCGACGATATCGGCGTCGCGGCGCTGAACCGGACGCTCGATCAGGTCGATCGGCTCCGCGAGGCGGACGTCCTGATCGTCGCCGCCGGCCGGGAAGGGGCGCTTCCGACGGTGATCGCCGGCCTCGTCGATACGCCGGTCATCGCCGTCCCCGTCTCGAGCGGCTACGGCCACGGGGGCGACGGCGAGGCCGCACTCGCGGGACTGCTCCAGTCGTGTACCGTCCTCTCGGTCGTCAACATCGACGCGGGTTTCGTCGCCGGCGCCCAGGCGACGCTGATCGCTCGCGCGATCGACGGCGCCCGCGACGACGGTCGATCTAACTAACCTGCAAAAATATCTCTCGAGACCGGAAGGCCAAACGGTGTTTGGAGAAGGTTATTTACCTATGCACTGGGTAGTTTTGCATACCGGCTCTGGCCGGTGTGACCAGTATCCAATGCCAACCTGTGACCATTGCGGCGCACACGTCTCCGAACGGTTCGCACGCGTCTTCGCCGACGAAAACGGTGAGATCCGCGCCTGCGTGAGCTGTTCGGCCAACGCCGGGATCGAACAAGCCGCCAGAGAGCGCGCGCGCGGCGCCTGATCCCGCGGAGCATCGCGATCGACGACCACGCGCCCCCTATAGCGTGACGCTTTTTACGCCCCGTTTCGATCGATCGCTCATGACCGAGGCCGATCACGTCGTCTACGTCCTCGAGTGCGCCGACGGCTCGCTCTACACCGGTTACACGACGGACTTAGAGCGACGGGTCGCCGAACACGACGCCGGCGAGGGCGCAAAGTACACGCGCGGTCGCGCGCCCGTCGAACTGCGCTACCACGAGCGCTACGAGTCGCGGTCGGCCGCGATGTCTCGGGAGTACGAGATCAAACAGCTCTCCCGCCCGGAGAAGGAACGTCTCGTCGGCCTCGAGTGAGAGGCTGATTCCGTCCACCCTCGAGAGAGACACAGAGAGTCTCAGGCCCGCTGTCCTCGAGGGGAAAAGTGGGACCGGACGCATTCGTGCTAGTATTCTTTCGGTAGATGTCCCGAAAAATAGATATTATTGGCACCCCCTTCTGGGGACGAAATGGATCTCGAGATTGTCGACGACCTCAAACAGCCGGAGTACACCGGCGAGAACCGGTGCGAGCCGTGTACGATACTGAACCTGGCTATCGCCGCCGTGGCCGGGTCGCTGATCGCGCGCAAATCCAGGCTCGGCGGCGCGCTCGCGGTCGGAGTATCGATCGCGCTCATCTACCTTCGGGGGTATCTCGTCCCCGGAACGCCGACGCTGACCAAGCGCTACCTCCCGCCGGAAGTGCTCCGCTGGTTCGGCAAGGAACCCGAACCGGAGATCGCCAGCGGGCTCGGCGCCGTCGACGGTACCGCGGGGACCGCGACCGACCGATCTGACTCGCGGTCGTCCGACTCGGACGCCCGCTCCGGCGAGGACGACACGGACGTCGCGGAGACCGCCGCAGACGCCAGTACCACCGACGACGACCAGTCCGCCGAGTCGAGCGCGGCCGCCGACGAACCGCCCGCCGAAGCGGACGCGGTCGACCCCGCCGACGAGCCCGTCGCCGACCTCGAGACGTACTTCCTCGACCACGAGGTCCTAGAGCCCTGCGCCGAGGCGGACGACCTCTGTCTCACCGACGCGTTCGAGTCCGCCTGGCTCGAGGCGATCGAGACCGTCGAGGAGTCGGGCCTCGAGGTCGCGGCCGCCGTCGACGCGTTCGGGTTCGACGCCGACTCCGACGAGTTCGAACTCGACGTCCGCGAGGACGTCCGCGTCCTCCGATCCGAGCGGGGGATCGCCGGCCGCTGGCCGTCCCGGGCCGCGCTGCTCGCCGACGTCGGCGCCAGCCGCGCGCTCGCCGAGTGGACCGACGACTGGGAGGTTCACGACCCCGAGCTGAAGGGCCAGATCCTCAACGGCCTCCGGATGTTCCTCGAGACGTGCCCGACCGGCGGCGAGATCAGCATGAGCGAGGAAACGGTCGAGTCCTGCTGTACCTCACACGAGGTCTTCGCCGTGACTTGCGACGAGACCGGCGAGCGGCTGTTCGAACAGCGACTCGACGCCGTCGACGTCTGAAGGAGGCGTCTCGCGTCGACCCCTCGAGGGATCGTCTTCAGTCGTCGCCCGCCGCGGACTGCGCCGACGTGACGCTGGGGTCGATGAAGGCGTACTCGACGAGATTTCGACCGAGTTTTTCCACTCGATCCTGCAGGCCGGGATCGCGAAACCGACGGCCGTCGATGGCCTCGGGATCGGCCTCGAACGTCCCCGAGGCGTTTCGGAGGCCGACCTGGTGGGGGAGGACCCACCCGTGGACGCCCCGAACCGTAATGCGGAGGTGATCGAGCGTCGAGCCGTAGCTGCCGCCGCCGGCGGTCGCCAGCAGGCCGACGGTCGTCTCCTCGTACTCGTCGAACCCGCAGTAGTCGTGGAAGTTCTTCAGCGCCCCCGAGTAGGAGCCGTGGTAGACCGGCGTTCCGAGCGCGACGGCGTCGGCTTCGCGGACGAGTCGCGTCGCGGCCGCGGCGTCGCCCTGGTCCTCGAGGTCGCGGTCGGGATCGTACACGGGCAGGTCCAACTCCCGGAGGTCGAGCAGCGTCGTCTCGGCGCCCGCGTCGGCGGCGGCCCGTAACGCGTACTTCAGCGCTGTCCGAGTGTAGCTCTCGTCCCGGAGACTGCCGCTGACGGCGACGACGGAGGGCGTCTGACTCATACAGGCCCTACGATCGGCGACCGGAAAACACCAGTGCCGGAACCCACCGGCTGCGAGTCGGTCCGACTGCGCCGGGGTCGGTCGCCCGCCCCCGACCACGTCCGCGGAATGGCGTCGCTTTTTTCGCCGCCGACGTAGACGCACGCATATGGAGTCGATCAGCTTCGGCACCGACGGCTGGCGGGCGACGCTCGACGAGTTCACGACGCCGCGGGTCCGGATGGTCGGACAGGCGGTCGCAACGTATCTGACCGACGAGGGACTCGAGGGGACGGTCGCGGTCGGATACGACGCCCGCGAGAGCTCCCGCAGATTCGCCGAAGAACTGGCGCGCGTGCTGTGTGTCAACGGGTTCGACGTCGTGATGCCCGAGCGCGACCGGCCGACACCGCTGGTCGCCCACGCCATCGTCGAGCGCGATCTGATCGGCGGGTTCGCCATCACCGCCTCGCACAACCCGCCGGAGTACAACGGCGTGAAGTTCATTCCGCGGGACGGCGCGCCGGCGCTCCCCGAAGTGACCGACGCCATCGCGGACCGACTCGCCGAACCCGAGCCGCTCCCGGAAGCGGAGCACGGCACCGTCGAGGAGGTCGATCTCGTCACGCCCCACGCCGACGCCGCCCTCGAGCTCGTCGATTCGATCACGGGCAGTACCGACCTCTCGGGGCTGACCGTCGCCTACGACGCCATGCACGGCAGCGGCCGCGGGACGACCGACGCCCTCCTGGAGCGGGCCGGCGCCTCGCTCGAGTGCCTGCGTTGTGAGCGCGACCCCGAGTTCGGCGGCGGCGCGCCCGAACCGGCCCCGGAGAACCTGGGGACGCTGATCGACCTGGTCACCGACGACGACGCCGGCCCCGACCTCGGTGTCGCCAACGACGGGGACGCCGATCGGATCGCCATCGTCACCCCCGAACGCGGTTATCTCGACGAGAACCTCTTCTTCGCCGCGCTCTACGACTACCTGCTCGAGAACGACGCGGGAGCGGTCGTCCGAACCGTCTCCACGACGTTCCTGAT
This portion of the Haloterrigena gelatinilytica genome encodes:
- the larB gene encoding nickel pincer cofactor biosynthesis protein LarB, which encodes MRELLEAVADGSLSPSAAEAQLRGYVTGEAGRFDAARKQRRGIPEAILAEGKSAPQVVALAETALETTGRALVTRADDRQVEALEASLEETFPDATLERRGSTVRVLAADYEPPSLEATVGIVTAGTVDGPVADEAEVVCADAGATIDRIDDIGVAALNRTLDQVDRLREADVLIVAAGREGALPTVIAGLVDTPVIAVPVSSGYGHGGDGEAALAGLLQSCTVLSVVNIDAGFVAGAQATLIARAIDGARDDGRSN
- a CDS encoding DUF7563 family protein produces the protein MPTCDHCGAHVSERFARVFADENGEIRACVSCSANAGIEQAARERARGA
- a CDS encoding GIY-YIG nuclease family protein — its product is MTEADHVVYVLECADGSLYTGYTTDLERRVAEHDAGEGAKYTRGRAPVELRYHERYESRSAAMSREYEIKQLSRPEKERLVGLE
- a CDS encoding phosphoglucomutase/phosphomannomutase family protein, whose amino-acid sequence is MESISFGTDGWRATLDEFTTPRVRMVGQAVATYLTDEGLEGTVAVGYDARESSRRFAEELARVLCVNGFDVVMPERDRPTPLVAHAIVERDLIGGFAITASHNPPEYNGVKFIPRDGAPALPEVTDAIADRLAEPEPLPEAEHGTVEEVDLVTPHADAALELVDSITGSTDLSGLTVAYDAMHGSGRGTTDALLERAGASLECLRCERDPEFGGGAPEPAPENLGTLIDLVTDDDAGPDLGVANDGDADRIAIVTPERGYLDENLFFAALYDYLLENDAGAVVRTVSTTFLIDRVAEAHGETVHEVPVGFKWVADAMGEHDALVGGEESGGFTVRGHVREKDGVLMALLAAAMHADEPLDDRVDRLLSEHGTVVQDKISVACPDEEKTRVIEDLEAEIPDDVAGTAVDGVNTADGFKLQLADGSWLLIRPSGTEPVLRVYAEAEDEQRVAELLEAGEELVEPLV
- a CDS encoding ABC transporter permease, producing MSTVTVAKKEFEDAVRSRKLMVMTAVFALFTFGGAYLAAQLGELFAEIGEEGAEGTLDFVFALQTPASLLVPIIALMVSYKAICGERESGSLKFLLGLPHTRTDVVFGKVLGRSAVVAASILIGFAVGLGGLVAFVGSVSIVDYLLFTLITMLFGLVYVCLGIGISSLTRSTTRAAVGAFGLIVFFWIVWSFLLQALLYYVEGTLIPEQYPGWYIGLASISPDAAYSSALGAVFDESALTMASAYGVEDLPTIAEPWFGFVLLALWALVPLGLGVWRFGRTDL
- a CDS encoding ABC transporter ATP-binding protein, producing MVAIELSNVTKRYGSETALNGLDLTVQSGEIYGFLGPNGAGKSTTINLILDFIRPTTGEVRVFGLDARAETLEIRNRTGILPEGVETYDRLTGRKHVEFAIESKGADDDPDELLERVGIADAANRKAGGYSKGMAQRLMLATALVGEPDLLILDEPSTGLDPNAAREMREIIREENRRGATVFFSSHILGQVEAICDRVGILRDGHLVAEDTIEGLRDSMPERTRLRVELDRVPDDSAGALEAVQSVDGVSEVSADGTTLVVTCEDRAKSAVLRAIEEYGVTVDDFATDESSLEELFMAYTEGDAQGVRQ
- a CDS encoding DUF1931 family protein, with amino-acid sequence MADLIVKAAVKEALDDKNVASDFYEALDEEVDELLEDAARRAEANDRKTVQPRDL
- a CDS encoding NADPH-dependent FMN reductase, giving the protein MSQTPSVVAVSGSLRDESYTRTALKYALRAAADAGAETTLLDLRELDLPVYDPDRDLEDQGDAAAATRLVREADAVALGTPVYHGSYSGALKNFHDYCGFDEYEETTVGLLATAGGGSYGSTLDHLRITVRGVHGWVLPHQVGLRNASGTFEADPEAIDGRRFRDPGLQDRVEKLGRNLVEYAFIDPSVTSAQSAAGDD
- the rpiA gene encoding ribose-5-phosphate isomerase RpiA, which gives rise to MKTAGGSDAAKRRAGERAADEVTDGFVVGLGTGSTTAYAIEALGRAVDDGLEIRGIPTSFQSRRLALKVGIELTTLDAVEGIDLAIDGADQVADDPAADGYGALIKGGGAAHTREKLVDAAADRFVVVADPSKLAPTLERSVPIEVIPDAHTVVADRVRDGGGEPTLREAEGKDGPVVTDNGNLVLDCAFGSIDEPEALATRLSRLPGVVEHGLFVGLADATYVGTDDGVAVRDY